One genomic region from Pecten maximus chromosome 5, xPecMax1.1, whole genome shotgun sequence encodes:
- the LOC117327262 gene encoding uncharacterized protein LOC117327262 has translation MMADTAAVSAVPKMTSNLTLPCLSKLYSVYSSPFPDRLTTFWSTLSFHLRFGLFDDLLSGGDHVKVYLACRFHPQESTEYVYDNQQESNTTVLFREIRYVGKIGLKLLVWTGYFHSCSLK, from the exons ATGATGGCGGATACCGCTGCGGTCAGTGCCGTGCCAAAGATGACCTCCAATCTGACGTTACCCTGTTTGAGCAAG CTGTACAGTGTGTACTCGTCGCCGTTTCCTGACAGACTGACTACGTTTTGGAGCACGCTTTCTTTTCATCTGAGATTTGGCTTGTTCGACGACTTGCTGAGTGGGGGAGACCATGTTAAGGTTTACCTTGCGTGCAG gtTCCACCCACAAGAATCGACTGAATACGTCTATGACAACCAGCAGGAATCGAATACTACCGTTCTGTTTAGAGAGATTCGATACGTCGGCAAGATCGGCCTGAAATTGCTCGTATGGACCGGCTACTTCCACTCGTGCTCTCTTAAATGA